A single genomic interval of Centropristis striata isolate RG_2023a ecotype Rhode Island chromosome 8, C.striata_1.0, whole genome shotgun sequence harbors:
- the cdc42l gene encoding cell division cycle 42, like: MQTIKCVVVGDGAVGKTCLLISYTTNKFPSEYVPTVFDNYAVTVMIGGEPYTLGLFDTAGQEDYDRLRPLSYPQTDVFLVCFSVVSPSSFENVKEKWVPEISHHCPRTPFLLVGTQVDLREDSNTIDKLAKNKQRPLYSESGEKLSRDLRAVKYVECSALTQRGLKNVFDEAILAALEPPETKTKRKCVLL, translated from the exons ATGCAGACTATAAAATGTGTAGTGGTTGGAGACGGTGCAGTAGGAAAGACCTGCTTACTGATCTCCTACACAACCAACAAGTTTCCCTCAGAATATGTGCCTACG GTTTTTGACAATTATGCAGTGACGGTGATGATTGGAGGAGAGCCCTACACACTCGGACTATTTGACACTGCAG GTCAGGAGGATTATGATAGGCTGCGTCCTCTCAGCTACCCACAGACAGATGTGTTCCTTGTATGTTTCTCAGTCGTCTCCCCCTCATCGTTTGAAAACGTCAAAGAGAAG TGGGTTCCTGAGATTTCTCACCACTGCCCACGCACACCCTTCCTGTTAGTGGGCACACAGGTGGACTTGAGGGAAGACAGCAACACGATCGATAAGCTGGCGAAGAACAAACAGCGCCCCCTATATTCCGAGAGCGGAGAGAAGCTGTCGCGTGACCTGAGGGCTGTCAAATATGTGGAGTGCTCTGCTCTGACACAG CGAGGTCTTAAGAATGTGTTCGACGAGGCCATCCTGGCGGCCCTGGAGCCTCCTGAGACCAAAACCAAGAGAAAGTGCGTCCTGCTATAG